Proteins from one Brevibacillus humidisoli genomic window:
- a CDS encoding acetoin utilization protein AcuC codes for MSRRSRLIYSPDYATYYFHDEHPFNQKRLLLTYDLMKAFGLLAEGDVLPPRPATDEELALIHDRRYIETVRAQGHSTTELPLSASFGLGTEDVPCFPQMHEAASLIVGGTLEAVNLVMNGEADHAFNPAGGLHHAFRGRASGFCVYNDCSVAIAYLRKYYDARVLYVDTDAHHGDGVQWSFYDDPNVLTISLHETGKFLFPGTGNLTERGDGQGYGFSVNIPLDAFTEDESYLEVYHQLVPKVARGFRPDVIVTQNGCDAHAYDPLTHLSCTTRIYQEIPRLAHQLAHELCGGRWIAVGGGGYDIWRVVPRAWTLLWSEMSDQPLGDVPLPEEWIRQWQDRSPLALPAHLLDDHTPFPPIPRRREITEKNRMTLERALSFAPIG; via the coding sequence GTGAGTCGCCGTTCCCGACTAATCTACTCGCCGGACTATGCCACCTACTACTTTCACGATGAGCACCCGTTTAACCAAAAGCGTCTGCTGCTCACATACGATCTGATGAAGGCATTTGGCCTGCTTGCCGAAGGCGACGTGCTGCCTCCTCGCCCGGCGACAGACGAAGAACTGGCACTGATCCATGATAGGCGCTATATCGAAACCGTTCGCGCACAGGGACACAGCACTACGGAACTTCCCTTGTCTGCCAGCTTCGGACTGGGGACCGAAGACGTTCCTTGTTTCCCACAGATGCATGAAGCCGCCTCGCTCATCGTAGGCGGTACTTTGGAAGCTGTCAACCTGGTGATGAACGGAGAAGCCGACCACGCTTTCAACCCGGCAGGCGGTCTGCACCATGCCTTTCGCGGACGCGCCTCGGGATTCTGCGTCTACAATGATTGTTCGGTTGCGATCGCTTATCTGCGCAAGTATTATGATGCTCGAGTTCTCTATGTGGATACAGATGCCCATCACGGAGATGGTGTACAGTGGAGCTTTTATGATGATCCCAACGTGCTGACGATCTCACTGCATGAGACGGGGAAATTCTTGTTCCCTGGAACAGGCAATCTGACTGAACGAGGCGACGGTCAAGGCTACGGCTTTTCTGTAAACATCCCACTGGATGCGTTTACAGAAGACGAGTCGTATTTGGAAGTCTACCACCAACTGGTACCGAAAGTGGCAAGAGGCTTCCGACCTGATGTGATCGTCACCCAAAATGGCTGTGACGCACACGCTTATGATCCGCTGACCCATCTCTCCTGTACCACGCGAATCTACCAGGAGATACCCCGACTGGCCCACCAGTTGGCGCACGAACTGTGCGGCGGCCGCTGGATCGCAGTTGGCGGTGGCGGGTATGACATCTGGCGTGTCGTCCCACGCGCCTGGACACTGCTGTGGAGTGAGATGTCGGATCAGCCGTTGGGGGATGTTCCCCTGCCGGAGGAGTGGATTCGTCAGTGGCAGGATCGAAGCCCGCTCGCGCTGCCCGCGCACTTGTTGGATGATCATACACCTTTTCCGCCCATACCACGGAGGCGTGAAATCACAGAGAAAAACAGGATGACGCTGGAACGAGCCCTCTCATTCGCACCGATCGGCTGA
- the nrdR gene encoding transcriptional regulator NrdR, with translation MRCPFCENNGTRVLDSRPFNNNKSIRRRRECESCGRRFTTFEVIEEPPLLIVKKEGTREEFSRDKILRGLIRACEKRPVPLEVLENVVHEIEKELRSRGQSEIPSKDVGEMVMERLYYVDEVAYVRFASVYRQFKDINVFMRELEELLAHARSLPDKTSQRGGTEAE, from the coding sequence ATGCGATGTCCTTTTTGCGAGAACAACGGGACCAGGGTGCTTGATTCCCGGCCGTTTAACAACAATAAATCGATTCGTCGCCGGCGTGAGTGCGAGAGTTGTGGCCGGCGTTTTACTACGTTTGAAGTGATTGAAGAACCGCCGCTTTTAATCGTTAAGAAAGAAGGAACACGCGAAGAGTTTAGTCGTGACAAGATCCTGCGCGGACTGATCCGGGCCTGTGAAAAACGGCCGGTCCCGCTGGAGGTTTTGGAAAATGTTGTTCACGAAATCGAGAAGGAACTGCGTAGTCGCGGCCAATCCGAGATTCCCAGCAAAGATGTAGGAGAAATGGTCATGGAGAGGTTATACTACGTGGATGAAGTGGCCTACGTTCGTTTCGCCTCGGTCTATCGACAGTTTAAGGACATCAACGTCTTTATGCGAGAGTTGGAGGAACTGCTCGCCCATGCCCGCAGCTTGCCAGACAAAACATCGCAAAGAGGAGGCACGGAAGCAGAATGA
- a CDS encoding ABC transporter substrate-binding protein, whose product MTAHLRFKWPFYISLVIAVLLTGCTDGQSAPPPPASDPAPAAESESESATPKSGGQLVVGSIGGLPVFDPFGTAKQEAALTPYESLAYEGLLVYGEDGLLKANLASDYRLEKVDGKPVVTLSLPKQRKWADGKPITVEDVRFTLETYSRPDYYGVWRESTHLIEGVSRFRRGKDEHISGITVAPEQGTVRISLDRDDVAFLPLLTAPLLPQHQLQGKSLDEISSLSIGGQLIGTGIFQPQQMSEQEWVFAANGSYHGEKPLLDSVKVIPLQQEKVGEEVASGRVHISMVSPEVAHLLNEQDTAVQIKTAEAHGYHFIGYNLASEKLQDLVVRQALSQAVPVEKIVDELFYSFAQPVKSPLHPASFAYEAGVLPGFDPKAAQAVLKEKGYSQEKPLVLTMVYPSGSQVRQRLVDALLEAWKSLPVKVETKPLQPDEFHAYLFGGQATDLYLYAWQYPLDPSELIKIWHSRERVGELGLNASRWTNPQADQLLEKGQLLLDEKERQKLFGDWQKQFAADLPILPLVEVQNPYCISTRLHGVADRLGMQPFREIGSWWLE is encoded by the coding sequence ATGACCGCCCACCTACGATTCAAATGGCCTTTTTACATCTCGCTTGTGATCGCGGTTCTGCTCACAGGATGTACGGATGGGCAGTCCGCGCCACCCCCACCGGCTTCCGATCCCGCCCCTGCTGCTGAGTCGGAGTCAGAGTCGGCCACACCTAAGTCTGGAGGCCAATTGGTCGTTGGGTCGATCGGGGGGCTGCCCGTTTTTGACCCGTTCGGAACAGCAAAACAGGAGGCTGCCCTAACCCCTTATGAGTCTTTAGCCTACGAAGGACTGCTTGTGTATGGAGAGGATGGTCTGCTTAAAGCCAATCTCGCTTCCGACTATCGTCTGGAAAAAGTGGACGGAAAGCCGGTGGTGACGCTCAGTCTGCCCAAGCAGAGGAAGTGGGCGGACGGAAAGCCGATCACAGTGGAGGATGTTCGCTTCACGCTGGAAACATACAGCCGTCCCGATTATTACGGCGTCTGGCGGGAATCAACCCACCTGATCGAGGGTGTTTCCCGTTTCCGGCGGGGGAAGGATGAACACATCTCCGGGATCACGGTCGCTCCGGAACAGGGAACGGTGCGGATCAGCCTGGACCGGGACGATGTCGCCTTTCTCCCTTTGCTGACGGCACCGCTGCTGCCCCAGCATCAACTGCAAGGAAAATCCCTGGATGAGATCTCCTCACTGTCGATAGGTGGCCAACTCATCGGCACAGGGATCTTTCAACCGCAGCAGATGAGCGAACAGGAGTGGGTATTTGCTGCAAATGGATCGTACCATGGAGAGAAACCTCTGCTGGACTCTGTGAAAGTAATTCCGCTGCAGCAGGAGAAGGTAGGGGAGGAGGTGGCTTCTGGCCGTGTCCACATCAGCATGGTCTCGCCGGAAGTTGCCCATCTGCTGAACGAGCAAGACACTGCTGTACAGATCAAGACGGCTGAGGCACATGGTTATCACTTTATCGGCTATAATCTGGCCAGCGAGAAGCTGCAAGATCTTGTTGTTCGACAAGCGCTTAGTCAAGCGGTTCCAGTCGAGAAGATCGTTGATGAGCTGTTTTACAGCTTTGCCCAACCCGTGAAAAGTCCACTGCATCCCGCATCATTTGCCTATGAAGCAGGAGTACTGCCAGGGTTCGATCCCAAGGCAGCTCAAGCCGTACTGAAAGAGAAGGGGTACAGTCAGGAGAAACCGCTCGTACTTACTATGGTCTACCCCAGTGGCAGCCAGGTTCGCCAGCGGTTGGTGGATGCGCTGTTGGAGGCGTGGAAGTCGCTGCCGGTCAAGGTCGAAACAAAACCGCTCCAACCGGATGAATTCCATGCCTACCTGTTCGGCGGCCAGGCAACTGATCTCTACCTGTATGCCTGGCAGTACCCGCTGGATCCGTCTGAGTTGATCAAGATCTGGCATAGTCGGGAAAGAGTAGGTGAACTCGGATTGAACGCGTCCCGTTGGACTAATCCACAAGCGGATCAGCTGTTGGAAAAGGGGCAGCTGCTGCTGGACGAGAAGGAACGACAGAAGCTGTTTGGCGATTGGCAAAAGCAGTTTGCGGCTGATCTGCCGATTCTGCCGCTGGTCGAGGTGCAAAACCCGTACTGCATCTCAACTCGCCTGCACGGTGTAGCCGACCGGCTGGGTATGCAGCCTTTCCGGGAGATCGGCAGTTGGTGGCTGGAGTAG
- a CDS encoding CBS and ACT domain-containing protein has product MRIEEMMRVQVITVGTTTTIGEALSLLRENRIRHLPVMEQEKLVGIVSDRDLRDALPSTLTRHDDDREVLQKQVKDIMRTDVITAHPLDFIEDAAKTVYEYKIGSLPVVEDGQLVGIVTESDLLHRLIELFGVHRPSSRIEVEVDDRAGMLAEVSQVFREAQVNVSSVVVYPCTSPGKKKLVFRVQTIDPRGIEELLLARGFAVIGPLEGGTAS; this is encoded by the coding sequence ATGCGGATTGAAGAGATGATGCGAGTGCAGGTGATCACGGTAGGAACCACTACCACCATCGGGGAAGCTCTTTCCCTATTGCGTGAAAATCGCATTCGCCACCTTCCGGTGATGGAACAGGAAAAGCTGGTTGGCATTGTCTCAGACCGGGACCTGCGCGACGCTCTCCCCTCCACGCTGACTCGTCACGATGATGATCGTGAGGTCCTGCAAAAGCAGGTGAAAGACATCATGCGTACAGATGTGATTACTGCCCACCCGCTCGACTTTATTGAAGATGCCGCCAAAACCGTATACGAGTATAAAATAGGCTCCCTCCCAGTTGTTGAAGACGGTCAACTGGTCGGCATCGTGACGGAATCAGATCTGTTGCATCGGCTGATCGAACTGTTTGGCGTTCACAGGCCCAGCTCCCGCATCGAGGTAGAGGTAGACGATCGGGCGGGCATGCTAGCGGAAGTCAGTCAGGTCTTTCGCGAAGCGCAGGTGAATGTCTCCAGTGTTGTCGTCTATCCCTGCACCAGTCCTGGCAAAAAAAAGCTGGTCTTCCGAGTACAGACGATCGATCCTCGTGGGATTGAGGAGTTGCTGCTGGCCAGAGGCTTCGCCGTCATCGGACCACTGGAAGGAGGAACTGCCTCGTGA
- a CDS encoding S-layer homology domain-containing protein encodes MGNRILQNKNRQISRLALSGALAGVVVSSVLPLPLAPAAPSVYAAEMTQATLSEEKALQVVEDLVTIPDEYELRSKDLSESHPFTQGENPVWSFHWQMKGKDGFINGVVDAVTGKLIRFSIYGPEVSQGKSDDLIGEKEAETLARTFLEKAAEEEQQVLSEPNQYENKARFYQPEGGHSFTFTRMVEGVPFLENYFSITVDGDGTIINFERNWYPGDLPQQEDVQELEKSLEELAYPSLAFVRLGYFGREDYKLVYRYGPDDVYAIDALDGSPLNRFGQTPGEGGEVKPLGSTVSGWGSGELISRQTAEKRAKEWIKKLPGEYRFVRQNGSGSSTGADGITNQHWSFQFDPVEQAEDQTRFVELEIDDRGQLVGYSYREEGRFPGKGTEVDSPISWQEAEESAVQFVKTLFADHLGEIYLIEQEPTEEEKQQMLEWDRGYEIRFGLLQDGIPVEDFLGIRVFVDVESAEVIELRSQDLYELAALPNAEAAISAEQAREVELQQKQPMLTYFLPAGNWLYRAEQPAEPRLVYRYVGEEGYVDAVSGKWHTLAELNKKQQPQDIEDHPAQEALQFAVDQNYLQVQDGQVGPDKQVTRGEFAAMLARLSHSYPLHRRLADRDEEAEKLYRFSDLDQSHPHYAAIQQIAQLGLVPDDGRFEPDRPITRIEASEMVLRLIGYGSLIEQPEIFTRLYDDVSEEQQAIAALAKALGLWGNEGSSFQPDAPLTRAAAATMVYQVEHGEEE; translated from the coding sequence ATGGGCAATCGTATCTTGCAAAACAAGAACCGTCAGATATCCAGGTTGGCGTTGTCGGGGGCTTTGGCCGGGGTGGTCGTATCATCCGTGTTGCCGCTTCCCCTAGCACCTGCGGCACCGTCTGTATACGCTGCCGAGATGACTCAGGCGACGCTTTCTGAAGAGAAAGCGCTGCAGGTTGTCGAAGACTTGGTCACCATTCCTGACGAATATGAGCTGAGGTCAAAAGATTTAAGCGAATCCCATCCGTTTACACAAGGAGAAAACCCGGTTTGGAGTTTTCATTGGCAGATGAAAGGAAAAGACGGTTTTATCAATGGGGTCGTCGATGCCGTGACAGGAAAACTGATACGCTTTTCCATCTACGGACCGGAAGTGAGTCAAGGCAAGTCGGATGATCTGATCGGGGAGAAAGAAGCAGAGACTCTTGCTCGTACATTTCTGGAGAAGGCTGCCGAAGAGGAGCAGCAGGTTCTGTCCGAGCCCAACCAATACGAAAACAAGGCTCGATTCTATCAGCCAGAGGGAGGACATAGCTTTACGTTTACCCGGATGGTAGAGGGAGTGCCGTTTTTGGAGAACTACTTCAGCATCACCGTTGACGGCGATGGAACGATCATCAACTTCGAACGGAACTGGTATCCGGGAGATCTGCCGCAACAAGAGGATGTACAAGAACTAGAAAAAAGCCTGGAAGAGTTGGCCTACCCCTCCCTTGCGTTCGTACGGCTTGGGTATTTTGGCAGAGAAGATTACAAGCTGGTGTATCGATATGGTCCCGATGATGTCTATGCCATTGATGCCCTTGACGGAAGTCCATTAAACCGTTTTGGTCAGACGCCGGGTGAAGGCGGAGAGGTAAAGCCATTGGGCAGCACGGTCAGCGGTTGGGGATCGGGAGAACTGATTTCCAGGCAGACCGCTGAAAAACGGGCCAAAGAATGGATCAAAAAACTGCCGGGCGAGTATCGTTTTGTCAGACAGAATGGCAGCGGCAGCAGTACGGGAGCGGATGGCATCACGAACCAACACTGGTCATTTCAGTTTGATCCGGTAGAGCAAGCAGAGGATCAGACGCGCTTCGTGGAACTGGAGATTGATGACCGAGGACAGCTAGTCGGCTACTCTTACCGTGAAGAAGGCAGATTCCCGGGTAAAGGAACAGAAGTGGATTCACCGATCTCTTGGCAGGAGGCAGAGGAGAGCGCTGTACAGTTTGTGAAAACCTTGTTCGCCGATCACCTTGGTGAGATCTACCTGATCGAACAGGAGCCGACAGAGGAAGAGAAACAGCAGATGCTTGAATGGGATCGGGGGTACGAGATTCGTTTCGGTCTGCTTCAAGATGGAATCCCTGTGGAGGATTTTCTCGGTATCCGGGTGTTCGTAGATGTGGAATCGGCAGAGGTCATCGAGTTGCGCAGCCAGGACTTGTATGAACTGGCTGCTCTGCCAAATGCAGAGGCGGCGATTTCCGCCGAACAAGCCCGTGAGGTGGAGCTTCAACAGAAACAGCCTATGCTGACCTACTTCCTGCCTGCAGGCAACTGGCTGTATCGTGCTGAGCAGCCTGCTGAACCAAGACTGGTGTACCGTTATGTAGGGGAGGAAGGATATGTCGATGCGGTCAGCGGGAAATGGCACACCCTGGCTGAGCTAAACAAAAAACAGCAGCCACAGGACATAGAAGATCATCCTGCCCAGGAAGCCCTCCAGTTTGCAGTCGACCAGAATTACCTGCAGGTACAGGATGGGCAAGTAGGGCCGGACAAACAGGTAACAAGAGGGGAGTTTGCAGCGATGCTGGCTCGACTCTCGCACAGTTACCCCCTCCATCGCCGCCTCGCCGACAGAGATGAGGAAGCAGAAAAGCTGTACCGTTTCTCCGACCTGGATCAAAGCCATCCCCATTATGCGGCGATTCAGCAGATTGCCCAACTGGGCCTGGTGCCGGATGATGGACGATTTGAACCGGATCGTCCCATCACCCGTATAGAGGCATCCGAGATGGTGCTGCGACTGATCGGCTACGGCTCACTGATCGAACAGCCCGAAATCTTTACTCGATTGTATGATGACGTTTCAGAGGAGCAGCAGGCAATCGCCGCATTGGCGAAAGCCCTTGGTCTATGGGGCAACGAGGGGAGCTCTTTTCAACCTGATGCACCTTTGACCCGTGCCGCTGCGGCAACAATGGTGTATCAGGTGGAACATGGGGAAGAAGAATGA
- a CDS encoding HD-GYP domain-containing protein, whose amino-acid sequence MRLLPIGQVRPGMMLGKTVFTDDGKVLLGTGVPLTERLIEGLQRSGIDSVYIDDPRTADIEVHDVIRPETRQHALAVIADTARQITNTNKLARRISVKEMGLHFQKMFHNILEDLLGNREIVFHLMNISAYAGSMYHHSVNVAVLATAVGMSIGYNRKQLTELGIGALLHDIGKLQLPKELLEKQTQWTQEDHEIAKQHTIYGFDLLRKQHDISLLSAHVALQHHERLDGSGYPQGLSGKQIHEYAQIVAICDVYDSLTTPRPWRKRYMPHDALEYLLGAGGHLFEHSLINAFRQHIAVFPLGSSIVLNTGEAGVVCRVDPNYCHRPVVRILKDGRGNDVLSPYELDLREELKLFVVGFEGEELFSVH is encoded by the coding sequence ATGCGTTTATTACCGATCGGACAAGTTCGCCCAGGGATGATGCTGGGCAAAACGGTATTTACCGACGATGGAAAGGTGCTGCTGGGTACCGGTGTTCCTTTAACCGAGCGGCTGATCGAGGGCCTGCAGCGCAGCGGCATCGACTCCGTTTATATTGATGACCCGCGTACCGCGGATATCGAAGTTCATGATGTCATTCGTCCAGAGACACGCCAACACGCACTTGCTGTCATCGCGGACACAGCACGGCAGATCACCAACACCAACAAGCTGGCGCGGCGTATTTCGGTCAAGGAGATGGGACTCCACTTCCAAAAAATGTTTCACAACATTTTGGAAGATTTGCTCGGCAACCGTGAGATCGTCTTCCATCTGATGAACATCTCCGCGTATGCCGGCTCGATGTACCACCATTCCGTAAATGTTGCTGTACTGGCTACCGCCGTCGGCATGTCAATCGGGTATAATCGCAAGCAGTTGACTGAGTTGGGGATCGGAGCGCTACTGCACGATATCGGCAAACTGCAGCTGCCCAAAGAATTGCTGGAGAAGCAGACACAGTGGACCCAAGAAGATCATGAGATCGCAAAGCAACACACCATCTACGGATTTGACCTGCTTCGTAAACAGCACGACATCTCCCTCTTATCCGCTCACGTTGCGCTTCAGCATCATGAGCGCCTCGACGGTAGCGGCTACCCGCAGGGACTGTCGGGCAAGCAGATTCATGAGTACGCCCAAATCGTTGCTATCTGCGACGTATACGATTCATTAACCACACCGCGCCCTTGGCGGAAGCGATACATGCCCCACGATGCGCTGGAGTACCTGTTAGGAGCAGGCGGACACCTGTTTGAACACAGCTTGATCAACGCCTTTCGGCAGCACATCGCTGTGTTTCCTCTGGGCAGCAGTATCGTGCTGAACACAGGCGAGGCTGGCGTCGTTTGCAGAGTGGATCCCAACTACTGCCACCGTCCGGTGGTGCGCATCCTCAAAGACGGCCGCGGCAATGATGTGTTAAGCCCCTACGAGTTGGACCTGCGCGAGGAACTAAAGCTGTTCGTCGTCGGCTTCGAGGGGGAGGAACTGTTTTCGGTCCACTAA
- the dnaI gene encoding primosomal protein DnaI has product MEAIGHFLQELGKRSPRQVLSPEQQLDKMLRSSHYLKEFQEQNQGLSRDDYLRALPTVYQAVKEHYWCENCPGLVSCPNMVKGHYTTLDMQASQVVGALAPCSKQLAAEDEKRRHRLMRSYYVSEEIKTATFAGIKGAKSKLAAVEAAIRFSGEYIPGEKKKGLYLHGPFGVGKSYIMGAIAQKLAERGIASLMVYVPEFVREMKESLSDHSYGSKLELLKEVPVLILDDLGAENLTPWIRDEILGVLLHHRVNNRLPTLYTSNYSLEELADHLAISNGNRVEVTKAHRILERIRHYVDVFMVDGDNRRK; this is encoded by the coding sequence ATGGAAGCAATCGGGCATTTTTTACAAGAGCTAGGTAAAAGAAGTCCGCGTCAGGTTCTTTCCCCGGAACAGCAGCTGGACAAAATGCTCCGCTCCTCTCACTATCTCAAGGAGTTCCAAGAACAAAACCAGGGTCTTTCCCGTGATGACTACCTCCGTGCCCTTCCGACGGTGTATCAGGCGGTTAAGGAACATTACTGGTGTGAGAATTGTCCAGGTCTCGTCTCTTGTCCCAACATGGTGAAAGGTCACTATACAACATTAGATATGCAGGCGAGTCAAGTAGTAGGGGCGCTGGCTCCCTGTTCCAAGCAGTTGGCCGCAGAAGACGAGAAGAGGCGTCACCGACTGATGCGTAGTTATTATGTGTCGGAAGAGATAAAGACAGCTACGTTTGCGGGTATTAAGGGGGCTAAGTCCAAACTCGCTGCGGTGGAGGCAGCGATTCGGTTTAGCGGTGAATATATACCAGGTGAGAAGAAAAAAGGACTATACCTTCACGGGCCGTTCGGGGTGGGGAAAAGTTACATTATGGGGGCTATTGCTCAAAAGCTGGCAGAGCGGGGCATCGCTTCACTGATGGTATATGTGCCAGAGTTTGTACGGGAGATGAAGGAATCGCTCAGTGATCACTCCTACGGAAGCAAACTGGAGCTGCTGAAAGAGGTGCCGGTACTGATTCTCGATGATCTAGGAGCGGAGAACCTGACACCATGGATTCGAGACGAGATTCTGGGCGTCCTCCTGCATCATAGGGTTAATAACCGTTTGCCCACGCTTTATACGTCCAACTATTCCCTGGAGGAATTGGCGGATCATCTGGCGATCAGCAACGGCAACCGCGTCGAAGTGACCAAGGCGCACCGGATTTTGGAACGCATCCGTCACTATGTAGACGTATTTATGGTTGACGGGGACAATCGTCGGAAATAG
- a CDS encoding DnaD domain protein — MRLVFNELSPKDRYLARGIRPLSLTEMGYITHLYLPLIGVESYTLYQVLAHEVEERNGAVGEGTHRGLMLITSLSLDRLLAARERLEALGLLEVRRRENRDRDYFYEYIVKPPLSPYQFFQEEIWSVMLLNKVERHRFEQLRQKYADRRLVDLEEAYPYEENLTKPFYEVYHSLSTSELEVRQGSETDHFFQRMEASYPAAPQQNDYLAEPSPTLDLSFVRLNLPSHIEASDVLTSETVSFFYQLLHFYQLSSWLLGQELRDWNLYTTDGQLDRVSLRRRLREKYVDGRLSRDVVSPADIELSPGELPEPGSVSHARICRSLSPLTLLELAVGGRVSKAFLERAEALVFTDGLSPEVANVLLLHALRETQMELPRSYLETVRDSWKAKQISTVDEAVQVILERTEAKQQAQEKAKNRKESTTASRRGGRSVPQDKLPASVQRQMEREQEREKAAQSETTPIEQEEELSVMDIPELRALLESIPKSQKGGKR, encoded by the coding sequence ATGCGCTTGGTATTCAATGAGCTTTCACCAAAGGATCGCTATCTGGCAAGGGGGATCCGACCGCTCAGTCTGACGGAGATGGGATACATTACGCATCTCTATCTGCCGCTGATCGGCGTAGAATCCTATACGCTCTATCAAGTGCTGGCCCATGAAGTAGAGGAACGCAACGGGGCCGTCGGAGAAGGGACGCATCGCGGTCTCATGCTGATAACCTCGCTGTCGCTGGACCGCCTGCTGGCGGCAAGGGAACGTCTGGAGGCGTTGGGGCTGTTAGAAGTGCGGCGTCGTGAAAACAGAGATCGCGACTATTTCTATGAATACATAGTAAAACCGCCCCTCTCTCCCTACCAGTTCTTCCAGGAAGAGATCTGGTCGGTCATGCTGCTGAACAAGGTGGAACGACACCGCTTTGAGCAGCTGCGCCAAAAGTATGCCGACCGACGATTGGTTGATCTGGAGGAAGCGTATCCGTATGAAGAAAATCTGACAAAACCGTTTTACGAGGTGTATCATTCTCTCTCGACGAGCGAATTGGAAGTACGCCAAGGTTCGGAAACTGACCACTTTTTTCAGCGGATGGAAGCGAGTTACCCGGCCGCTCCACAGCAAAATGACTATCTCGCAGAACCAAGCCCGACGCTTGACCTGTCGTTTGTAAGGTTAAATCTGCCATCCCATATTGAGGCGTCAGATGTGTTGACGAGTGAAACGGTTTCGTTTTTCTACCAACTGCTTCACTTTTATCAACTGAGCAGTTGGCTGTTGGGACAAGAGCTGCGCGATTGGAATCTATATACCACAGATGGACAACTGGACCGTGTTTCCCTGCGAAGACGGCTGCGTGAAAAATACGTTGACGGACGCCTTAGCCGCGATGTCGTCTCTCCTGCCGATATCGAGCTCTCACCAGGAGAACTGCCTGAACCAGGCAGCGTCTCCCATGCACGCATCTGCCGCAGCTTGTCGCCGCTCACCCTGCTGGAGCTGGCCGTCGGGGGAAGAGTCAGCAAGGCCTTTCTGGAACGGGCGGAAGCACTTGTTTTCACCGATGGTCTGTCGCCAGAGGTCGCCAATGTGCTGCTGCTGCATGCGCTGCGTGAGACCCAGATGGAACTGCCGCGCTCTTACCTGGAAACGGTTCGCGATAGCTGGAAAGCAAAGCAGATCAGTACAGTAGACGAGGCGGTACAGGTGATCCTGGAACGGACGGAAGCCAAACAGCAAGCGCAGGAAAAAGCGAAAAACAGAAAGGAATCGACCACCGCCTCACGCCGCGGCGGGCGATCCGTCCCGCAGGACAAGCTGCCGGCTTCTGTACAACGGCAGATGGAGCGGGAACAGGAACGTGAGAAGGCAGCGCAAAGCGAGACAACACCTATAGAACAGGAAGAAGAGCTTAGTGTTATGGATATTCCTGAACTGCGCGCACTTTTGGAATCTATTCCAAAGTCACAAAAAGGGGGTAAACGGTAG
- a CDS encoding YdcF family protein, producing MTWHQLLNWGKQHTWLFLVPIVLLFLWCGYVLYQIHLAERTATPRKADVAIVLGAAVWGDRPSPGLRERLDKAYWLYEQGYTPYLLVTGGVGEGTELSEAMVMKQYLTEKGVPQEKILTEDRSTSTYENLRNSLPMLEQHHFETTCIVSHGYHLARALDMAESLEINAYPVAAQTSTLNILYHKTREVLAYTKWKVDRVLLHPPF from the coding sequence ATGACCTGGCATCAATTACTGAACTGGGGAAAGCAGCATACATGGCTGTTCCTGGTTCCGATCGTACTGCTGTTCCTCTGGTGCGGGTACGTCCTCTACCAGATCCACCTGGCAGAACGGACGGCCACCCCCCGCAAGGCTGATGTAGCCATCGTGCTCGGTGCCGCAGTCTGGGGCGACCGTCCCAGCCCCGGCTTGCGGGAACGTCTGGACAAGGCCTACTGGCTGTACGAGCAAGGCTACACCCCGTACCTGCTGGTCACTGGTGGTGTAGGCGAAGGTACGGAACTGTCCGAGGCGATGGTGATGAAACAGTATCTGACAGAAAAAGGGGTGCCACAGGAGAAGATTCTGACAGAGGATCGCTCTACCTCCACCTACGAGAATCTGCGCAACAGCTTGCCGATGTTGGAGCAGCACCACTTTGAGACCACCTGTATCGTCAGCCACGGATACCACTTGGCGCGAGCGCTGGATATGGCTGAATCGCTGGAAATCAACGCCTATCCAGTGGCCGCCCAAACGTCGACTCTTAACATCTTGTACCACAAGACACGCGAAGTTCTTGCCTATACCAAATGGAAAGTGGATCGGGTGCTTCTTCACCCGCCTTTTTGA